The following coding sequences are from one Mus pahari chromosome X, PAHARI_EIJ_v1.1, whole genome shotgun sequence window:
- the Yipf6 gene encoding protein YIPF6 — MAEAEDSPGEQETAASKPLFAGLSDVSISQDIPIEGEITIPSRARAQEHDSSTLNESIHRTIMRDLKAVGRKFMHVLYPRKSNALLRDWDLWGPLILCVSLALMLQKSSIDEKKDGGGPEFAEVFVIIWFGAVTITLNSKLLGGNISFFQSLCVLGYCILPLNIAMLICRLLLLAGQGPINFMIRLFVVLVMFAWSVVASTAFLADSQPPNRKALAVYPVFLFYFVISWMVLTFTP, encoded by the exons TTTGCAGGGTTGTCTGATGTGTCAATTTCTCAGGACATTCCCATAGAAGGAGAGATTACCATCCCCTCCAGAGCTCGTGCTCAAGAACATGACAGCTCCACACTAAATGAATCCATTCATCGGACCATT atGCGAGATCTAAAAGCTGTGGGAAGGAAATTTATGCACGTTTTATATCCAAGGAAGAGTAATGCCCTGTTAAGAGACT GGGACTTGTGGGGCCCATTGATACTTTGTGTGTCACTTGCATT GATGTTACAGAAAAGTTCCATTGATGAGAAGAAGGATGGCGGAGGCCCAGAGTTTGCAGAAGTATTCGTTATCATCTGGTTTGGGGCAGTTACCATCACCCTAAATTCCAAACTTCTTGGCGGAAACAT TTCTTTTTTTCAGAGTCTCTGTGTATTAGGGTACTGCATTCTTCCTTTGAACATCGCAATGCTGATCTGCCGCCTGCTGCTTTTGGCAGGACAGGGACCAATAAACTTCATGATTCGGCTTTTTGTGGTGTTGGTGATGTTCGCTTGGTCCGTGGTAG caTCTACAGCATTCCTTGCTGACAGCCAGCCTCCAAACCGAAAAGCCCTGGCAGTGTATCCTGTCTTTTTATTCTACTTTGTCATCAGTTGGATGGTACTCACGTTCACTCCATGA